A genomic segment from Thamnophis elegans isolate rThaEle1 chromosome 3, rThaEle1.pri, whole genome shotgun sequence encodes:
- the LOC116506273 gene encoding magnesium transporter MRS2 homolog, mitochondrial-like, producing the protein MDNSTREPRTAHPAALLRIISKGGPMQSTHCKVMEELCLTKWTDPEVFEASLSGIDHVEEMELLLENYYRQAEDLMNETRELKILIDDSESIIFINLDSHRNVMMRLNLQLTMGTFSISLFGLIGVAFGMNLESSFEENHGMFWMVTGIMFLGSGLIWWRLLTFLGRHLEPSMLPPMPGLLKKTQSANGKVEFKNVFKTESFESSRSTMTSQ; encoded by the exons ATGGACAACAGCACCAGGGAACCCAGAACTGCTCACCCTGCTGCATTGTTGCGGATAATCTCCAAGGGTGGCCCCATGCAGAGCACACATTGCA AAGTCATGGAAGAACTGTGTCTGACTAAATGGACGGATCCAGAAGTATTTGAGGCAAGTCTCTCTGGAATTGACCATGTGGAGGAGATGGAACTCCTATTGGAAAATTACTACAGGCAGGCAGAAGATCTAATGAATGAAACCCGGGAACTTAAAATACTTATTGATGATTCTGAAAGTATCATCTTTATTAACTTAGACAGCCACCGTAATGTTATGATGAGGTTGAACTTGCAGCTGACCATGGGTACTTTTTCAATCTCGCTTTTCGGATTGATAGGAGTAGCATTTGGTATGAATTTGGAATCATCATTTGAAGAGAACCATGGAATGTTCTGGATGGTGACAGGAATTATGTTCCTAGGCAGTGGCTTAATTTGGTGGCGCCTATTGACATTTCTTGGAAGGCATCTAGAACCATCAATGCTTCCACCAATGCcgggtttattgaaaaaaacacAGTCAGCCAATGGAAAAGTAGAGTTTAAGAATGTTTTCAAAACCGAATCCTTTGAGTCAAGCAGAAGTACAATGACCAGCCAATGA